One segment of Paraburkholderia bonniea DNA contains the following:
- the tuf gene encoding elongation factor Tu, whose amino-acid sequence MAKGKFERTKPHVNVGTIGHVDHGKTTLTAAITTVLTAKFGGEAKAYDQIDAAPEEKARGITINTAHVEYETANRHYAHVDCPGHADYVKNMITGAAQMDGAILVCSAADGPMPQTREHILLARQVGVPYIIVFLNKCDMVDDAELLELVEMEVRELLSKYDFPGDDTPIVKGSAKLALEGDKGELGEVAILSLADALDTYIPTPERAVDGAFLMPVEDVFSISGRGTVVTGRIERGIVKVGEEIEIIGIKPTVKTTCTGVEMFRKLLDQGQAGDNVGILLRGTKREDVERGQVLAKPGSITPHTHFTAEVYVLSKDEGGRHTPFFNNYRPQFYFRTTDVTGSIELPADKEMVMPGDNVSITVKLIAPIAMEEGLRFAIREGGRTVGAGVVAKVIE is encoded by the coding sequence ATGGCTAAAGGTAAATTTGAACGGACAAAGCCGCACGTCAACGTGGGCACGATTGGGCACGTCGACCACGGCAAGACAACGCTGACGGCAGCGATCACGACGGTTCTGACGGCGAAGTTTGGCGGTGAAGCAAAGGCGTATGACCAGATCGATGCGGCACCGGAAGAAAAGGCGCGTGGTATCACGATCAATACAGCGCACGTGGAATATGAGACGGCAAATCGTCACTACGCACACGTCGATTGTCCGGGTCACGCTGACTATGTGAAGAACATGATTACGGGTGCCGCGCAGATGGATGGCGCGATTCTGGTGTGCTCGGCTGCAGACGGCCCGATGCCGCAGACACGTGAACACATCCTGCTGGCGCGCCAGGTTGGCGTGCCGTACATCATCGTGTTCCTGAACAAGTGCGACATGGTGGATGACGCTGAGTTACTTGAGCTCGTCGAAATGGAAGTGCGTGAGCTTCTGTCGAAGTACGACTTCCCGGGTGACGATACACCGATCGTCAAGGGTTCGGCCAAGCTGGCGCTGGAAGGCGACAAGGGCGAACTGGGTGAAGTGGCGATCCTGAGTCTGGCGGATGCGCTGGATACCTACATCCCGACGCCGGAGCGTGCGGTGGATGGCGCATTCCTGATGCCTGTGGAAGACGTGTTCTCGATTTCGGGCCGTGGCACGGTGGTGACGGGGCGTATTGAGCGCGGCATTGTGAAGGTTGGTGAAGAAATCGAAATCATCGGTATCAAGCCAACAGTCAAGACGACATGCACGGGCGTAGAAATGTTCCGCAAGCTGCTTGATCAGGGTCAGGCGGGCGACAACGTCGGTATTTTGTTACGCGGCACGAAGCGTGAAGATGTTGAGCGTGGTCAGGTTTTGGCCAAGCCGGGTTCGATCACGCCGCACACGCATTTCACGGCTGAAGTGTATGTGCTGAGCAAGGACGAAGGTGGTCGTCATACGCCATTCTTCAATAACTATCGCCCGCAGTTCTATTTCCGTACAACGGACGTAACGGGTTCGATCGAGTTGCCGGCGGACAAAGAGATGGTGATGCCTGGCGATAACGTGTCGATCACGGTTAAGCTGATTGCGCCGATCGCGATGGAAGAAGGCCTGCGCTTTGCTATCCGTGAAGGTGGTCGTACCGTCGGTGCCGGTGTCGTCGCTAAAGTCATCGAGTAA
- the secE gene encoding preprotein translocase subunit SecE gives MANPTVETVNTSGDKLMIGAAVLLVLAGFVGFFWLGGQEWYVRGAALVVGVLAGVAVGLLSSPGKGFIAFGKDSYKEVRKVVWPTRKEATQTTLAVFGFVFVMAVFLWISDKSIEWAIFSVILGWK, from the coding sequence ATGGCGAATCCTACCGTCGAAACTGTAAATACTTCGGGCGACAAATTAATGATTGGCGCCGCTGTATTGCTGGTGCTCGCTGGATTTGTGGGCTTTTTTTGGCTCGGTGGACAAGAATGGTATGTTCGCGGTGCTGCGCTGGTGGTAGGTGTGCTTGCAGGCGTGGCTGTCGGTCTTCTCTCTTCGCCCGGTAAAGGCTTCATCGCATTTGGCAAAGATTCGTACAAGGAAGTTCGGAAGGTTGTTTGGCCAACTCGCAAAGAAGCGACTCAAACAACACTTGCGGTTTTCGGGTTCGTATTTGTTATGGCGGTGTTTCTCTGGATTAGTGATAAATCCATCGAGTGGGCGATTTTCTCAGTAATTCTGGGTTGGAAGTGA
- the nusG gene encoding transcription termination/antitermination protein NusG — translation MSDTPASPGGKRWYVVHAYSGMEKSVQRALQERINRAGMQDQFGQILVPTEEVVEVKGGHKSVTERRFFPGYVLVEMEMTDETWHLVKNTAKVTGFVGGARNRPSPISPWEVEKIMSQMQEGVEKPRPKTLFEVGEMIRVKDGPFTDFNGSVEEVNYEKSRVRVSVTIFGRATPVELEFGQVEKV, via the coding sequence ATGAGTGATACGCCGGCATCTCCTGGTGGAAAACGTTGGTACGTTGTGCATGCCTATTCTGGTATGGAAAAAAGCGTGCAGCGAGCGCTGCAAGAGCGGATAAATCGTGCAGGTATGCAAGACCAGTTTGGGCAGATACTAGTTCCGACTGAGGAAGTGGTTGAGGTCAAGGGTGGGCATAAATCTGTAACGGAACGTCGATTTTTTCCAGGCTACGTGTTGGTAGAGATGGAAATGACAGATGAAACTTGGCACCTCGTGAAAAACACAGCGAAGGTGACGGGTTTCGTGGGCGGGGCTCGTAATCGTCCAAGTCCGATTTCCCCATGGGAAGTCGAAAAAATAATGTCGCAGATGCAAGAGGGCGTAGAAAAGCCGCGTCCTAAGACGCTCTTTGAAGTCGGTGAAATGATTCGCGTCAAAGATGGCCCATTCACTGATTTCAATGGCAGTGTCGAAGAAGTGAATTACGAAAAATCACGTGTCCGGGTATCGGTCACAATTTTCGGTCGAGCAACTCCGGTTGAGCTGGAGTTCGGGCAAGTCGAAAAAGTATAG
- the rplK gene encoding 50S ribosomal protein L11, translated as MAKKIIGFIKLQIPAGKANPSPPVGPALGQRGLNIMEFCKAFNAQTQAMEPGLPIPVVITAFADKSFTFVMKTPPATVLIKKAAKIDKGSSKPHTDKVGKITRAQAEDIAKAKMPDLTAADLDAAVRTIAGSARSMGITVEGV; from the coding sequence ATGGCAAAGAAAATCATTGGCTTTATCAAGCTGCAGATTCCTGCGGGTAAAGCCAACCCATCACCGCCGGTAGGTCCGGCGCTTGGTCAACGTGGTTTGAACATCATGGAGTTCTGCAAGGCGTTTAACGCCCAGACTCAAGCGATGGAACCAGGTCTGCCAATCCCTGTAGTGATTACTGCGTTTGCTGACAAAAGCTTTACATTTGTCATGAAGACGCCGCCTGCTACGGTTTTGATCAAGAAGGCAGCCAAGATTGATAAGGGTTCTAGTAAGCCGCATACCGATAAGGTAGGCAAGATTACTCGTGCTCAAGCTGAAGATATCGCAAAAGCAAAAATGCCTGATTTGACCGCAGCTGACCTTGACGCTGCTGTTCGCACGATCGCTGGCAGCGCCCGCTCAATGGGCATCACCGTGGAGGGCGTATAA
- the rplA gene encoding 50S ribosomal protein L1 — translation MAKLSKRLQALAGKIDRQKLYAVEEALSLVKECANAKFNESIDVSVQLGIDAKKSDQVVRGSVVLPAGTGKSVRVAVFAQGEKAEQARAAGAEVVGMEDLAEQVKAGNLDFDIVIASPDTMRIVGTLGQILGPRGLMPNPKVGTVTPDVATAVKNAKAGQVQFRVDKGGIIHATIGRASFEAAALRSNLNALVDALQKAKPATSKGVYLRKVALSSTMGVGVRVDHTSIAG, via the coding sequence ATGGCTAAGCTTTCAAAGCGTTTGCAAGCGCTGGCAGGCAAGATTGATCGCCAAAAATTGTATGCAGTTGAGGAAGCGCTGTCGCTCGTAAAAGAATGCGCAAATGCAAAATTTAACGAGTCAATCGACGTTTCCGTCCAACTTGGTATCGACGCAAAGAAGTCGGACCAAGTTGTCCGCGGGTCGGTTGTTTTGCCAGCGGGTACAGGTAAATCGGTTCGAGTCGCTGTTTTTGCACAAGGCGAAAAAGCCGAGCAAGCACGTGCTGCTGGCGCAGAAGTTGTCGGTATGGAAGATCTGGCTGAACAGGTTAAAGCGGGTAATTTGGATTTCGACATCGTGATTGCTTCGCCGGACACGATGCGTATCGTCGGTACACTCGGCCAGATTCTTGGCCCACGTGGCTTGATGCCGAATCCGAAGGTCGGAACGGTTACACCTGATGTAGCGACTGCAGTGAAGAATGCCAAAGCTGGTCAAGTGCAGTTCCGTGTTGATAAGGGCGGAATTATTCACGCGACGATCGGCCGTGCTTCTTTTGAAGCAGCAGCGTTGCGTAGCAATTTGAATGCGCTGGTTGACGCGCTGCAAAAAGCGAAGCCTGCTACAAGCAAAGGTGTTTACCTGCGTAAAGTCGCGTTGTCGAGCACGATGGGTGTCGGGGTTCGTGTCGACCATACTTCGATCGCAGGATAA
- the rplJ gene encoding 50S ribosomal protein L10, with protein MPLNKESKQAVVAEVSAQVAKAQTVVLAEYRGIAVGDLTKLRAKAREQKVYLRVLKNTLARRAVEGTPFAPLAEQMTGPLIYSISTDAIAAAKVINDFGKSNDKLIIKAGSFEGNVMDKAGVQALASIPSREELLSKLLYVMQAPVSGFARALAALAEKKQSEAA; from the coding sequence GTGCCACTGAACAAAGAAAGCAAGCAGGCCGTCGTCGCTGAGGTTTCCGCGCAAGTTGCGAAAGCCCAGACCGTCGTGCTGGCTGAGTATCGTGGGATTGCGGTTGGCGATCTGACCAAGCTGCGTGCGAAAGCACGCGAGCAAAAAGTGTACCTGCGCGTGTTGAAAAACACACTGGCCCGTCGCGCAGTTGAAGGTACGCCGTTTGCTCCGTTGGCAGAGCAGATGACTGGCCCGCTGATCTATAGCATTTCTACTGATGCTATTGCTGCAGCCAAGGTTATTAACGACTTTGGTAAAAGCAACGACAAGTTGATCATTAAGGCTGGCTCCTTCGAAGGTAATGTGATGGACAAAGCGGGCGTGCAAGCGCTGGCTAGCATCCCAAGCCGCGAAGAACTGCTTTCCAAGCTGTTGTATGTCATGCAAGCACCTGTCTCTGGTTTTGCGCGCGCTTTGGCCGCGCTTGCAGAGAAAAAGCAGAGCGAAGCTGCTTAA
- the rplL gene encoding 50S ribosomal protein L7/L12 — protein MAIAKDDILEAVSSMSVLELNELVKAFEEKFGVSAAAVAVAGPAGGGAAAAEEQTEFNVVLLEAGANKVSVIKAVRELTGLGLKEAKDLVDGAPKPVKEAVPKVAAEEAKKKLEEAGAKAEIK, from the coding sequence ATGGCAATCGCAAAAGATGACATCCTCGAAGCAGTAAGCTCGATGTCGGTTCTGGAACTGAATGAGCTGGTTAAGGCATTCGAAGAAAAGTTTGGCGTGTCTGCAGCAGCAGTTGCAGTCGCTGGCCCGGCAGGCGGTGGTGCTGCTGCAGCTGAAGAGCAAACCGAATTCAACGTGGTTCTGCTTGAGGCTGGCGCAAACAAGGTTTCAGTGATTAAGGCTGTTCGTGAACTGACGGGTCTCGGCCTGAAAGAAGCGAAGGATCTGGTTGACGGTGCACCGAAGCCAGTGAAGGAAGCGGTACCTAAGGTTGCTGCTGAAGAAGCGAAGAAGAAATTGGAAGAAGCCGGCGCGAAGGCTGAAATCAAGTAA
- the rpoB gene encoding DNA-directed RNA polymerase subunit beta, which translates to MQYSFTEKKRIRKSFAKRPIVHQVPFLLATQLESFSTFLQADTSGTQRKPEGLQAAFTSVFPIVSHNGFARLEFVSYMLSPPAFNIKECQQRGLTYCSALRAKVRLVLLDKESPSKPVVKEVKEQEVYMGEMPLMTPTGSFVINGTERVIVSQLHRSPGVFFEHDKGKTHSSGKLLFSARIIPYRGSWLDFEFDPKDVLYFRVDRRRKMPVTILLKAIGLTPEQILANFFVFDNFALMPEGAQMEFVAERLRGEVARFDISDRDGNVIVPKDKRINAKHIRDLESAKTKFISVPEDYLLGRVLAKNVVDADTGEVIASANDEVTETVLEKLREASIKDIQTLYTNDLDQGPYISSTLRIDETTDRMAARIAIYRMMRPGEPPTEEAVEALFNRLFYSEDAYDLSKVGRMKFNRRVGRDEIVGPMTMQDDDILATIKILVELRNGKGEVDDIDHLGNRRVRCVGELAENQFRAGLVRVERAVKERLGQAESENLMPHDLINSKPISSAIREFFGSSQLSQFMDQTNPLSEITHKRRVSALGPGGLTRERAGFEVRDVHPTHYGRVCPIETPEGPNIGLINSLALYAHLNEYGFLETPYRKVTDGKVTDQIDYLSAIEEGRYVIAQANAAVAEEGTLTDELVSSREAGETLMVTPDRIQYMDVAPSQIVSVAASLIPFLEHDDANRALMGSNMQRQAVPCLRPEKAVVGTGIERTVAVDSGTTVQAFRGGVVDYVDAGRMVIRVNDDEAVAGDVGVDIYNLIKYTRSNQNTNINQRPIVKVGDIVSRGDVLADGASTDLGELALGQNMLVAFMPWNGYNFEDSILISEKVVADDRYTSIHIEELNVVARDTKLGPEEITRDISNLAEVQLGRLDESGIVYIGAEVEAGDVMVGKVTPKGETQLTPEEKLLRAIFGEKASDVKDTSLRVPSGMSGTVIDVQVFTREGIQRDKRAQQIIDDELKRYRLDLNDQLRIVEGDAFQRLARMLVGKVANGGPKKLAKGTKIEQSYLTDLDHYHWFDIRLADEESAAQLEAIKDSIEQKRHQFDLAFEEKRKKLTQGDELPPGVLKMVKVYLAVKRRLQPGDKMAGRHGNKGVVSKIVPIEDMPYMADGRPADVVLNPLGVPSRMNVGQVLEVHLGWAAKGLGWRIGEMLQRQVKVAELREFLTKIYNESGRAEELDSFSDDEIIELSKNLREGVPFATPVFDGATEEEMSRALDLAFPDDIAEQLGMTPSKNQVRLYDGRTGEVFERPVTVGYMHYLKLHHLVDDKMHARSTGPYSLVTQQPLGGKAQFGGQRFGEMEVWALEAYGASYVLQEMLTVKSDDVTGRTKVYENLVKGDHVIDAGMPESFNVLVKEIRSLGIDIDLDRN; encoded by the coding sequence ATGCAATATTCCTTCACCGAGAAGAAGCGTATTCGCAAGAGCTTTGCGAAGCGCCCCATCGTTCACCAAGTACCTTTCCTGCTGGCAACTCAGCTTGAATCATTCAGCACGTTTCTGCAAGCAGACACGTCTGGAACGCAGCGTAAACCGGAAGGTTTGCAAGCGGCGTTTACTTCTGTTTTTCCGATTGTTTCGCATAATGGTTTTGCTCGTCTGGAATTTGTCAGCTACATGCTGTCGCCGCCTGCGTTCAATATCAAGGAATGTCAGCAACGTGGTCTGACGTACTGCTCTGCGTTGCGGGCGAAAGTGCGTCTGGTGTTGCTCGATAAAGAGTCACCCAGCAAGCCTGTCGTCAAGGAAGTGAAAGAGCAGGAAGTCTACATGGGCGAAATGCCGCTCATGACACCTACGGGCTCATTCGTCATTAACGGCACGGAGCGCGTGATCGTTTCCCAGTTGCACCGTTCTCCTGGGGTGTTTTTCGAGCACGACAAAGGCAAAACCCATAGCTCGGGCAAGCTCTTGTTTTCAGCGCGAATTATTCCTTACCGCGGTTCCTGGCTTGATTTCGAGTTCGACCCGAAGGACGTGCTGTACTTCCGTGTCGACCGTCGTCGCAAGATGCCTGTCACGATTCTGTTGAAGGCTATTGGCCTGACGCCAGAACAAATTCTCGCTAATTTCTTCGTTTTCGATAACTTTGCGCTGATGCCGGAAGGCGCGCAAATGGAGTTCGTTGCGGAGCGTTTGCGTGGTGAAGTGGCTCGTTTCGATATCTCCGATCGTGATGGCAATGTAATTGTCCCGAAGGACAAGCGCATTAACGCCAAGCATATTCGGGATCTCGAGAGCGCAAAAACAAAATTTATTTCGGTTCCCGAAGATTATCTGCTGGGGCGTGTGCTGGCAAAGAATGTTGTCGACGCTGACACCGGTGAAGTCATTGCTAGCGCGAATGACGAAGTTACCGAAACGGTGCTTGAGAAGCTGCGCGAAGCCAGTATCAAGGACATTCAGACGCTGTATACGAACGACCTGGATCAGGGGCCGTATATTTCGTCGACGCTGCGCATTGACGAAACCACTGACCGGATGGCTGCCCGCATCGCAATTTATCGCATGATGCGTCCGGGTGAGCCGCCGACGGAAGAGGCAGTCGAGGCGTTGTTCAATCGTCTGTTCTACAGCGAAGATGCTTACGACCTGTCCAAGGTCGGCCGCATGAAGTTCAATCGCCGTGTTGGCCGCGATGAGATTGTCGGCCCGATGACGATGCAAGACGACGACATCCTCGCAACCATCAAGATTCTTGTCGAGTTACGTAACGGCAAGGGCGAAGTGGATGACATTGATCACTTGGGTAATCGTCGTGTGCGTTGCGTGGGTGAACTGGCGGAAAACCAGTTCCGTGCGGGTCTTGTCCGTGTTGAGCGTGCTGTAAAAGAGCGTCTCGGTCAGGCCGAGAGCGAAAATCTGATGCCGCATGACCTGATTAACTCCAAGCCGATTTCATCGGCGATTCGGGAGTTTTTCGGCTCGTCGCAGCTGTCGCAGTTTATGGACCAGACCAACCCGTTATCGGAAATCACCCACAAGCGCCGTGTCTCCGCGCTTGGGCCGGGTGGTTTGACGCGTGAGCGTGCTGGCTTTGAAGTTCGTGACGTGCACCCAACTCACTATGGTCGTGTCTGTCCAATTGAAACGCCAGAAGGTCCGAACATTGGGCTGATTAACTCACTGGCTCTGTACGCGCATCTTAATGAGTATGGTTTTCTTGAAACGCCGTACCGGAAAGTGACTGACGGCAAGGTGACCGATCAGATCGACTATCTGTCCGCGATTGAAGAAGGCCGTTACGTCATCGCACAGGCTAATGCTGCCGTCGCAGAAGAAGGCACGCTGACCGACGAGCTTGTGTCGTCGCGTGAAGCCGGTGAAACCCTGATGGTTACGCCGGACCGCATCCAGTACATGGACGTCGCGCCTTCGCAGATCGTTTCGGTGGCGGCATCGTTGATCCCGTTTCTTGAGCACGACGATGCGAACCGTGCGTTGATGGGTTCGAACATGCAACGTCAAGCTGTTCCTTGTCTGCGCCCTGAAAAGGCCGTGGTGGGTACGGGTATTGAGCGGACGGTTGCCGTCGACTCGGGTACGACAGTTCAGGCGTTCCGTGGTGGTGTTGTGGATTACGTCGACGCGGGCCGTATGGTTATTCGTGTGAACGATGACGAAGCGGTGGCTGGTGATGTCGGCGTCGATATCTATAACCTGATCAAGTACACGCGTTCGAACCAGAACACGAATATCAACCAGCGTCCTATCGTCAAAGTGGGCGATATCGTGTCGCGCGGTGACGTACTGGCGGATGGCGCATCGACCGATCTGGGTGAACTGGCATTGGGCCAGAACATGCTCGTCGCGTTTATGCCATGGAACGGCTACAACTTCGAAGATTCAATTTTGATCTCGGAGAAGGTGGTGGCGGATGATCGCTACACGTCGATCCATATCGAAGAGCTGAATGTCGTTGCACGTGACACCAAGCTCGGACCTGAAGAAATCACCCGTGACATTTCAAATCTGGCCGAAGTACAGCTTGGCCGTCTGGATGAGTCGGGCATCGTTTATATCGGTGCGGAAGTCGAAGCCGGTGACGTGATGGTTGGCAAGGTTACGCCGAAGGGCGAAACCCAACTGACGCCAGAAGAAAAGCTGCTGCGCGCGATTTTCGGTGAAAAAGCCTCGGACGTGAAAGACACGTCGTTGCGCGTGCCTTCCGGCATGAGCGGCACGGTGATCGACGTGCAGGTGTTCACGCGTGAAGGAATTCAGCGTGACAAGCGGGCGCAACAGATTATTGATGACGAACTGAAGCGCTATCGTCTGGATTTGAATGACCAGTTGCGGATTGTGGAAGGCGATGCTTTCCAGCGTCTCGCGCGGATGCTGGTTGGCAAGGTGGCAAATGGTGGTCCGAAGAAGCTGGCGAAGGGTACCAAAATCGAGCAGTCTTACCTGACTGATTTGGACCACTATCACTGGTTTGATATTCGTCTGGCTGATGAAGAGTCGGCTGCTCAACTCGAAGCTATCAAAGATTCGATTGAGCAAAAGCGTCACCAGTTTGATCTCGCGTTTGAAGAAAAGCGCAAGAAGCTCACCCAGGGCGATGAGTTGCCACCGGGCGTGCTGAAGATGGTCAAGGTTTATCTCGCGGTGAAGCGCCGTTTGCAGCCTGGCGACAAGATGGCTGGCCGTCACGGTAACAAGGGCGTGGTGTCGAAGATCGTTCCGATCGAAGACATGCCGTACATGGCCGATGGCCGTCCGGCTGACGTTGTGCTGAACCCGTTGGGTGTGCCTTCGCGGATGAACGTTGGGCAGGTTCTCGAAGTGCATCTGGGCTGGGCGGCGAAGGGTCTCGGCTGGCGGATCGGTGAGATGTTGCAGCGTCAGGTCAAGGTCGCGGAATTGCGTGAGTTCCTCACCAAGATCTATAACGAATCTGGCCGTGCAGAAGAGCTGGACAGCTTCTCGGATGATGAAATCATCGAGTTGTCGAAGAATCTGCGTGAAGGCGTTCCGTTTGCGACACCGGTGTTTGATGGTGCAACCGAAGAAGAAATGTCGCGTGCACTCGATCTCGCCTTCCCGGATGACATCGCTGAACAACTTGGTATGACGCCGTCCAAAAATCAGGTGCGTCTGTACGACGGCCGTACGGGGGAAGTGTTTGAGCGCCCTGTAACGGTTGGCTACATGCATTACCTGAAGCTTCATCACTTGGTTGATGACAAGATGCACGCCCGTTCGACCGGCCCGTACTCGCTTGTGACGCAACAGCCGCTTGGCGGTAAGGCGCAGTTCGGTGGTCAGCGTTTCGGTGAGATGGAAGTGTGGGCGCTCGAAGCATATGGCGCCTCTTACGTGCTCCAGGAAATGCTGACGGTGAAGTCGGATGACGTGACAGGCCGGACCAAGGTTTACGAGAATCTGGTGAAGGGCGATCACGTGATTGATGCTGGCATGCCTGAGTCGTTTAACGTGCTGGTGAAGGAAATTCGGTCGCTCGGTATTGATATCGACCTGGACCGGAACTAA